A genomic region of Ictalurus furcatus strain D&B chromosome 29, Billie_1.0, whole genome shotgun sequence contains the following coding sequences:
- the fip1l1b gene encoding pre-mRNA 3'-end-processing factor FIP1 isoform X4, with protein sequence MSADESEKTTTTAVAAAVAVAVAEAPAGDEEEEWLYGDEGESKETEEEEAKLTAAVSAPSAPAAPEENSTGNGVASQEEAHGDNQDSESDSDDDDDDVRVTIGDIKTGAPQYPTYGAAPVNLNIKTGGSRPYGAVGAKVKGVDLDAPGSINGVPVLEADMESFEEKPWRKPGADLSDYFNYGFNEDSWKAYCEKQKRLRMGLDSISISSATSKISVQQGRTGNDKEAALPVHVAKTDFTSPSNLYKTGLNPARISPPQWAGPASQDTPYYTKSTGTIDVIGGQTATISRVEGRRRHNLEGNNIQVVSEHTTSEAEATPAKLPTFFPPGPLPPNIPPPPFLPPPPVSQAPPLIPPPRLPITIPPPGFPPPPSGPPPSLMPTLDNGHPGGYDCRPVTPYTFPPGSYPPPMQGPVNNWAGMMDSSKQWDYYPRREKEREKERERERTRDRGHDREREREREHSPSSMAYNSDEERYRYRDYGDRGYERHRERSSREKEERHRERRHREKEEGRHKSSRSSRRRHDSEEGDGHRRHKHKKSKRSKEGKEPSEERAADQENQEAME encoded by the exons atgtccgCGGATGAATcggagaaaacaacaacaacagcggTGGCGGCGGCAGTAGCGGTAGCGGTAGCGGAGGCTCCTGCgggggatgaggaggaggaatggCTCTACGGCG ATGAAGGAGAAAGCAAGGAGACGGAGGAGGAAGAGGCCAAACTCACAGCTGCTGTCAG tgCCCCCTCTGCTCCTGCAGCCCCCGAGGAGAACAGCACTGGAAATGGAGTGGCCAGTCAG GAGGAGGCGCATGGTGACAACCAGGACAGCGAGAGCGACAGtgatgacgacgacgatgatgTCCGCGTGACCATCGGCGATATTAAGACGGGCGCGCCTCAGTACCC GACGTACGGAGCAGCGCCGGTCAATCTGAACATAAAGACAGGAGGCAGCAGGCCATACGGAGCAG tgggaGCGAAGGTGAAAGGTGTGGATCTCGATGCCCCAGGCAGCATTAACGGTGTCCCCGTGCTGGAGGCGGACATGGAGTCGTTTGAGGAAAAGCCCTGGAGAAAACCTG gtgccGACTTGTCGGACTACTTTAATTATGGCTTTAACGAGGATTCTTGGAAGGCATACTGTGAGAAACAGAAGCGGCTGCGTATGGGCCTCGACTCCATCAGCATCAGCTCTGCTACCAGCAAAATTTCT GTTCAGCAGGGCAGGACAGGGAACGATAAAGAGGCTGCGCTTCCTGTTCATGTTGCTAAAACAGACTTTacctccccatccaacctgtaCAAGACAGGCCTGAACCCAgccag GATATCCCCTCCGCAGTGGGCGGGGCCTGCATCCCAAGACACGCCCTATTATAC gaaGTCTACTGGGACCATCGATGTGATTGGTGGACAAACAGCCACCATCAGCAGGGTGGAGGGACGCCGCCGACACAACCTGGAGGGAAATAACatccag GTGGTCTCCGAACACACCACCTCTGAAGCAGAGGCCACACCCGCCAAACTCCCAACCTTCTTTCCCCCAGGGCCCCTCCCTCCCAACATACCACCACCTCCTTTCCTGCCTCCGCCTCCTGTCAGCCAGGCTCCGCCCCTTATCCCTCCACCGA GACTCCCGATCACCATCCCTCCTCCTG GTTTCCCGCCTCCTCCCAGTGGCCCACCCCCTTCGCTCATGCCAACGTTAGACAA TGGGCATCCTGGAGGATACGACTGCCGTCCTGTCACTCCGTATACTTTCCCACCAG gTAGTTACCCGCCGCCCATGCAGGGGCCCGTGAACAACTGGGCCGGGATGATGGACAGCTCAAAGCAGTGGGATTATTACCCTCgccgagagaaagaaagagagaaggaacgagagagggagaggacaAGGGACCGAGGACACgaccgggagagagagagagagcgagagcataGTCCCTCGTCCATGGCCTACAACAG tGATGAGGAGCGCTACCGTTACCGTGACTACGGAGACCGTGGGTACGAGAGGCATCGGGAGCGGTCGAGccgagagaaagaggagagacacCGTGagaggagacacagagagaaagaggagggaaGGCACAAGTCCTCACgcag TAGCAGAAGGAGGCACGACAGCGAGGAAGGTGATGGCCATCGCAGACACAAACATAAGAAGTCTAAGAGGAGTAAAGAAGGCAAAGAGCCGAGCGAGGAGCGAGCAGCCGACCAGGAGAACCAGGAGGCCATGGAGTAA
- the fip1l1b gene encoding pre-mRNA 3'-end-processing factor FIP1 isoform X5 has protein sequence MSADESEKTTTTAVAAAVAVAVAEAPAGDEEEEWLYGDEGESKETEEEEAKLTAAVSAPSAPAAPEENSTGNGVASQEEAHGDNQDSESDSDDDDDDVRVTIGDIKTGAPQYPTYGAAPVNLNIKTGGSRPYGAVGAKVKGVDLDAPGSINGVPVLEADMESFEEKPWRKPGADLSDYFNYGFNEDSWKAYCEKQKRLRMGLDSISISSATSKISVQQGRTGNDKEAALPVHVAKTDFTSPSNLYKTGLNPARKSTGTIDVIGGQTATISRVEGRRRHNLEGNNIQVVSEHTTSEAEATPAKLPTFFPPGPLPPNIPPPPFLPPPPVSQAPPLIPPPRLPITIPPPGFPPPPSGPPPSLMPTLDNSGHPGGYDCRPVTPYTFPPGSYPPPMQGPVNNWAGMMDSSKQWDYYPRREKEREKERERERTRDRGHDREREREREHSPSSMAYNSDEERYRYRDYGDRGYERHRERSSREKEERHRERRHREKEEGRHKSSRSSSRRRHDSEEGDGHRRHKHKKSKRSKEGKEPSEERAADQENQEAME, from the exons atgtccgCGGATGAATcggagaaaacaacaacaacagcggTGGCGGCGGCAGTAGCGGTAGCGGTAGCGGAGGCTCCTGCgggggatgaggaggaggaatggCTCTACGGCG ATGAAGGAGAAAGCAAGGAGACGGAGGAGGAAGAGGCCAAACTCACAGCTGCTGTCAG tgCCCCCTCTGCTCCTGCAGCCCCCGAGGAGAACAGCACTGGAAATGGAGTGGCCAGTCAG GAGGAGGCGCATGGTGACAACCAGGACAGCGAGAGCGACAGtgatgacgacgacgatgatgTCCGCGTGACCATCGGCGATATTAAGACGGGCGCGCCTCAGTACCC GACGTACGGAGCAGCGCCGGTCAATCTGAACATAAAGACAGGAGGCAGCAGGCCATACGGAGCAG tgggaGCGAAGGTGAAAGGTGTGGATCTCGATGCCCCAGGCAGCATTAACGGTGTCCCCGTGCTGGAGGCGGACATGGAGTCGTTTGAGGAAAAGCCCTGGAGAAAACCTG gtgccGACTTGTCGGACTACTTTAATTATGGCTTTAACGAGGATTCTTGGAAGGCATACTGTGAGAAACAGAAGCGGCTGCGTATGGGCCTCGACTCCATCAGCATCAGCTCTGCTACCAGCAAAATTTCT GTTCAGCAGGGCAGGACAGGGAACGATAAAGAGGCTGCGCTTCCTGTTCATGTTGCTAAAACAGACTTTacctccccatccaacctgtaCAAGACAGGCCTGAACCCAgccag gaaGTCTACTGGGACCATCGATGTGATTGGTGGACAAACAGCCACCATCAGCAGGGTGGAGGGACGCCGCCGACACAACCTGGAGGGAAATAACatccag GTGGTCTCCGAACACACCACCTCTGAAGCAGAGGCCACACCCGCCAAACTCCCAACCTTCTTTCCCCCAGGGCCCCTCCCTCCCAACATACCACCACCTCCTTTCCTGCCTCCGCCTCCTGTCAGCCAGGCTCCGCCCCTTATCCCTCCACCGA GACTCCCGATCACCATCCCTCCTCCTG GTTTCCCGCCTCCTCCCAGTGGCCCACCCCCTTCGCTCATGCCAACGTTAGACAA CAGTGGGCATCCTGGAGGATACGACTGCCGTCCTGTCACTCCGTATACTTTCCCACCAG gTAGTTACCCGCCGCCCATGCAGGGGCCCGTGAACAACTGGGCCGGGATGATGGACAGCTCAAAGCAGTGGGATTATTACCCTCgccgagagaaagaaagagagaaggaacgagagagggagaggacaAGGGACCGAGGACACgaccgggagagagagagagagcgagagcataGTCCCTCGTCCATGGCCTACAACAG tGATGAGGAGCGCTACCGTTACCGTGACTACGGAGACCGTGGGTACGAGAGGCATCGGGAGCGGTCGAGccgagagaaagaggagagacacCGTGagaggagacacagagagaaagaggagggaaGGCACAAGTCCTCACgcag CAGTAGCAGAAGGAGGCACGACAGCGAGGAAGGTGATGGCCATCGCAGACACAAACATAAGAAGTCTAAGAGGAGTAAAGAAGGCAAAGAGCCGAGCGAGGAGCGAGCAGCCGACCAGGAGAACCAGGAGGCCATGGAGTAA
- the fip1l1b gene encoding pre-mRNA 3'-end-processing factor FIP1 isoform X6, which produces MSADESEKTTTTAVAAAVAVAVAEAPAGDEEEEWLYGDEGESKETEEEEAKLTAAVSAPSAPAAPEENSTGNGVASQEEAHGDNQDSESDSDDDDDDVRVTIGDIKTGAPQYPTYGAAPVNLNIKTGGSRPYGAVGAKVKGVDLDAPGSINGVPVLEADMESFEEKPWRKPGADLSDYFNYGFNEDSWKAYCEKQKRLRMGLDSISISSATSKISVQQGRTGNDKEAALPVHVAKTDFTSPSNLYKTGLNPARKSTGTIDVIGGQTATISRVEGRRRHNLEGNNIQVVSEHTTSEAEATPAKLPTFFPPGPLPPNIPPPPFLPPPPVSQAPPLIPPPRLPITIPPPGFPPPPSGPPPSLMPTLDNGHPGGYDCRPVTPYTFPPGSYPPPMQGPVNNWAGMMDSSKQWDYYPRREKEREKERERERTRDRGHDREREREREHSPSSMAYNSDEERYRYRDYGDRGYERHRERSSREKEERHRERRHREKEEGRHKSSRSSSRRRHDSEEGDGHRRHKHKKSKRSKEGKEPSEERAADQENQEAME; this is translated from the exons atgtccgCGGATGAATcggagaaaacaacaacaacagcggTGGCGGCGGCAGTAGCGGTAGCGGTAGCGGAGGCTCCTGCgggggatgaggaggaggaatggCTCTACGGCG ATGAAGGAGAAAGCAAGGAGACGGAGGAGGAAGAGGCCAAACTCACAGCTGCTGTCAG tgCCCCCTCTGCTCCTGCAGCCCCCGAGGAGAACAGCACTGGAAATGGAGTGGCCAGTCAG GAGGAGGCGCATGGTGACAACCAGGACAGCGAGAGCGACAGtgatgacgacgacgatgatgTCCGCGTGACCATCGGCGATATTAAGACGGGCGCGCCTCAGTACCC GACGTACGGAGCAGCGCCGGTCAATCTGAACATAAAGACAGGAGGCAGCAGGCCATACGGAGCAG tgggaGCGAAGGTGAAAGGTGTGGATCTCGATGCCCCAGGCAGCATTAACGGTGTCCCCGTGCTGGAGGCGGACATGGAGTCGTTTGAGGAAAAGCCCTGGAGAAAACCTG gtgccGACTTGTCGGACTACTTTAATTATGGCTTTAACGAGGATTCTTGGAAGGCATACTGTGAGAAACAGAAGCGGCTGCGTATGGGCCTCGACTCCATCAGCATCAGCTCTGCTACCAGCAAAATTTCT GTTCAGCAGGGCAGGACAGGGAACGATAAAGAGGCTGCGCTTCCTGTTCATGTTGCTAAAACAGACTTTacctccccatccaacctgtaCAAGACAGGCCTGAACCCAgccag gaaGTCTACTGGGACCATCGATGTGATTGGTGGACAAACAGCCACCATCAGCAGGGTGGAGGGACGCCGCCGACACAACCTGGAGGGAAATAACatccag GTGGTCTCCGAACACACCACCTCTGAAGCAGAGGCCACACCCGCCAAACTCCCAACCTTCTTTCCCCCAGGGCCCCTCCCTCCCAACATACCACCACCTCCTTTCCTGCCTCCGCCTCCTGTCAGCCAGGCTCCGCCCCTTATCCCTCCACCGA GACTCCCGATCACCATCCCTCCTCCTG GTTTCCCGCCTCCTCCCAGTGGCCCACCCCCTTCGCTCATGCCAACGTTAGACAA TGGGCATCCTGGAGGATACGACTGCCGTCCTGTCACTCCGTATACTTTCCCACCAG gTAGTTACCCGCCGCCCATGCAGGGGCCCGTGAACAACTGGGCCGGGATGATGGACAGCTCAAAGCAGTGGGATTATTACCCTCgccgagagaaagaaagagagaaggaacgagagagggagaggacaAGGGACCGAGGACACgaccgggagagagagagagagcgagagcataGTCCCTCGTCCATGGCCTACAACAG tGATGAGGAGCGCTACCGTTACCGTGACTACGGAGACCGTGGGTACGAGAGGCATCGGGAGCGGTCGAGccgagagaaagaggagagacacCGTGagaggagacacagagagaaagaggagggaaGGCACAAGTCCTCACgcag CAGTAGCAGAAGGAGGCACGACAGCGAGGAAGGTGATGGCCATCGCAGACACAAACATAAGAAGTCTAAGAGGAGTAAAGAAGGCAAAGAGCCGAGCGAGGAGCGAGCAGCCGACCAGGAGAACCAGGAGGCCATGGAGTAA
- the fip1l1b gene encoding pre-mRNA 3'-end-processing factor FIP1 isoform X3: MSADESEKTTTTAVAAAVAVAVAEAPAGDEEEEWLYGDEGESKETEEEEAKLTAAVSAPSAPAAPEENSTGNGVASQEEAHGDNQDSESDSDDDDDDVRVTIGDIKTGAPQYPTYGAAPVNLNIKTGGSRPYGAVGAKVKGVDLDAPGSINGVPVLEADMESFEEKPWRKPGADLSDYFNYGFNEDSWKAYCEKQKRLRMGLDSISISSATSKISVQQGRTGNDKEAALPVHVAKTDFTSPSNLYKTGLNPARISPPQWAGPASQDTPYYTKSTGTIDVIGGQTATISRVEGRRRHNLEGNNIQVVSEHTTSEAEATPAKLPTFFPPGPLPPNIPPPPFLPPPPVSQAPPLIPPPRLPITIPPPGFPPPPSGPPPSLMPTLDNSGHPGGYDCRPVTPYTFPPGSYPPPMQGPVNNWAGMMDSSKQWDYYPRREKEREKERERERTRDRGHDREREREREHSPSSMAYNSDEERYRYRDYGDRGYERHRERSSREKEERHRERRHREKEEGRHKSSRSSRRRHDSEEGDGHRRHKHKKSKRSKEGKEPSEERAADQENQEAME, translated from the exons atgtccgCGGATGAATcggagaaaacaacaacaacagcggTGGCGGCGGCAGTAGCGGTAGCGGTAGCGGAGGCTCCTGCgggggatgaggaggaggaatggCTCTACGGCG ATGAAGGAGAAAGCAAGGAGACGGAGGAGGAAGAGGCCAAACTCACAGCTGCTGTCAG tgCCCCCTCTGCTCCTGCAGCCCCCGAGGAGAACAGCACTGGAAATGGAGTGGCCAGTCAG GAGGAGGCGCATGGTGACAACCAGGACAGCGAGAGCGACAGtgatgacgacgacgatgatgTCCGCGTGACCATCGGCGATATTAAGACGGGCGCGCCTCAGTACCC GACGTACGGAGCAGCGCCGGTCAATCTGAACATAAAGACAGGAGGCAGCAGGCCATACGGAGCAG tgggaGCGAAGGTGAAAGGTGTGGATCTCGATGCCCCAGGCAGCATTAACGGTGTCCCCGTGCTGGAGGCGGACATGGAGTCGTTTGAGGAAAAGCCCTGGAGAAAACCTG gtgccGACTTGTCGGACTACTTTAATTATGGCTTTAACGAGGATTCTTGGAAGGCATACTGTGAGAAACAGAAGCGGCTGCGTATGGGCCTCGACTCCATCAGCATCAGCTCTGCTACCAGCAAAATTTCT GTTCAGCAGGGCAGGACAGGGAACGATAAAGAGGCTGCGCTTCCTGTTCATGTTGCTAAAACAGACTTTacctccccatccaacctgtaCAAGACAGGCCTGAACCCAgccag GATATCCCCTCCGCAGTGGGCGGGGCCTGCATCCCAAGACACGCCCTATTATAC gaaGTCTACTGGGACCATCGATGTGATTGGTGGACAAACAGCCACCATCAGCAGGGTGGAGGGACGCCGCCGACACAACCTGGAGGGAAATAACatccag GTGGTCTCCGAACACACCACCTCTGAAGCAGAGGCCACACCCGCCAAACTCCCAACCTTCTTTCCCCCAGGGCCCCTCCCTCCCAACATACCACCACCTCCTTTCCTGCCTCCGCCTCCTGTCAGCCAGGCTCCGCCCCTTATCCCTCCACCGA GACTCCCGATCACCATCCCTCCTCCTG GTTTCCCGCCTCCTCCCAGTGGCCCACCCCCTTCGCTCATGCCAACGTTAGACAA CAGTGGGCATCCTGGAGGATACGACTGCCGTCCTGTCACTCCGTATACTTTCCCACCAG gTAGTTACCCGCCGCCCATGCAGGGGCCCGTGAACAACTGGGCCGGGATGATGGACAGCTCAAAGCAGTGGGATTATTACCCTCgccgagagaaagaaagagagaaggaacgagagagggagaggacaAGGGACCGAGGACACgaccgggagagagagagagagcgagagcataGTCCCTCGTCCATGGCCTACAACAG tGATGAGGAGCGCTACCGTTACCGTGACTACGGAGACCGTGGGTACGAGAGGCATCGGGAGCGGTCGAGccgagagaaagaggagagacacCGTGagaggagacacagagagaaagaggagggaaGGCACAAGTCCTCACgcag TAGCAGAAGGAGGCACGACAGCGAGGAAGGTGATGGCCATCGCAGACACAAACATAAGAAGTCTAAGAGGAGTAAAGAAGGCAAAGAGCCGAGCGAGGAGCGAGCAGCCGACCAGGAGAACCAGGAGGCCATGGAGTAA
- the fip1l1b gene encoding pre-mRNA 3'-end-processing factor FIP1 isoform X1, with the protein MSADESEKTTTTAVAAAVAVAVAEAPAGDEEEEWLYGDEGESKETEEEEAKLTAAVSAPSAPAAPEENSTGNGVASQEEAHGDNQDSESDSDDDDDDVRVTIGDIKTGAPQYPTYGAAPVNLNIKTGGSRPYGAVGAKVKGVDLDAPGSINGVPVLEADMESFEEKPWRKPGADLSDYFNYGFNEDSWKAYCEKQKRLRMGLDSISISSATSKISVQQGRTGNDKEAALPVHVAKTDFTSPSNLYKTGLNPARISPPQWAGPASQDTPYYTKSTGTIDVIGGQTATISRVEGRRRHNLEGNNIQVVSEHTTSEAEATPAKLPTFFPPGPLPPNIPPPPFLPPPPVSQAPPLIPPPRLPITIPPPGFPPPPSGPPPSLMPTLDNSGHPGGYDCRPVTPYTFPPGSYPPPMQGPVNNWAGMMDSSKQWDYYPRREKEREKERERERTRDRGHDREREREREHSPSSMAYNSDEERYRYRDYGDRGYERHRERSSREKEERHRERRHREKEEGRHKSSRSSSRRRHDSEEGDGHRRHKHKKSKRSKEGKEPSEERAADQENQEAME; encoded by the exons atgtccgCGGATGAATcggagaaaacaacaacaacagcggTGGCGGCGGCAGTAGCGGTAGCGGTAGCGGAGGCTCCTGCgggggatgaggaggaggaatggCTCTACGGCG ATGAAGGAGAAAGCAAGGAGACGGAGGAGGAAGAGGCCAAACTCACAGCTGCTGTCAG tgCCCCCTCTGCTCCTGCAGCCCCCGAGGAGAACAGCACTGGAAATGGAGTGGCCAGTCAG GAGGAGGCGCATGGTGACAACCAGGACAGCGAGAGCGACAGtgatgacgacgacgatgatgTCCGCGTGACCATCGGCGATATTAAGACGGGCGCGCCTCAGTACCC GACGTACGGAGCAGCGCCGGTCAATCTGAACATAAAGACAGGAGGCAGCAGGCCATACGGAGCAG tgggaGCGAAGGTGAAAGGTGTGGATCTCGATGCCCCAGGCAGCATTAACGGTGTCCCCGTGCTGGAGGCGGACATGGAGTCGTTTGAGGAAAAGCCCTGGAGAAAACCTG gtgccGACTTGTCGGACTACTTTAATTATGGCTTTAACGAGGATTCTTGGAAGGCATACTGTGAGAAACAGAAGCGGCTGCGTATGGGCCTCGACTCCATCAGCATCAGCTCTGCTACCAGCAAAATTTCT GTTCAGCAGGGCAGGACAGGGAACGATAAAGAGGCTGCGCTTCCTGTTCATGTTGCTAAAACAGACTTTacctccccatccaacctgtaCAAGACAGGCCTGAACCCAgccag GATATCCCCTCCGCAGTGGGCGGGGCCTGCATCCCAAGACACGCCCTATTATAC gaaGTCTACTGGGACCATCGATGTGATTGGTGGACAAACAGCCACCATCAGCAGGGTGGAGGGACGCCGCCGACACAACCTGGAGGGAAATAACatccag GTGGTCTCCGAACACACCACCTCTGAAGCAGAGGCCACACCCGCCAAACTCCCAACCTTCTTTCCCCCAGGGCCCCTCCCTCCCAACATACCACCACCTCCTTTCCTGCCTCCGCCTCCTGTCAGCCAGGCTCCGCCCCTTATCCCTCCACCGA GACTCCCGATCACCATCCCTCCTCCTG GTTTCCCGCCTCCTCCCAGTGGCCCACCCCCTTCGCTCATGCCAACGTTAGACAA CAGTGGGCATCCTGGAGGATACGACTGCCGTCCTGTCACTCCGTATACTTTCCCACCAG gTAGTTACCCGCCGCCCATGCAGGGGCCCGTGAACAACTGGGCCGGGATGATGGACAGCTCAAAGCAGTGGGATTATTACCCTCgccgagagaaagaaagagagaaggaacgagagagggagaggacaAGGGACCGAGGACACgaccgggagagagagagagagcgagagcataGTCCCTCGTCCATGGCCTACAACAG tGATGAGGAGCGCTACCGTTACCGTGACTACGGAGACCGTGGGTACGAGAGGCATCGGGAGCGGTCGAGccgagagaaagaggagagacacCGTGagaggagacacagagagaaagaggagggaaGGCACAAGTCCTCACgcag CAGTAGCAGAAGGAGGCACGACAGCGAGGAAGGTGATGGCCATCGCAGACACAAACATAAGAAGTCTAAGAGGAGTAAAGAAGGCAAAGAGCCGAGCGAGGAGCGAGCAGCCGACCAGGAGAACCAGGAGGCCATGGAGTAA
- the fip1l1b gene encoding pre-mRNA 3'-end-processing factor FIP1 isoform X2, translating to MSADESEKTTTTAVAAAVAVAVAEAPAGDEEEEWLYGDEGESKETEEEEAKLTAAVSAPSAPAAPEENSTGNGVASQEEAHGDNQDSESDSDDDDDDVRVTIGDIKTGAPQYPTYGAAPVNLNIKTGGSRPYGAVGAKVKGVDLDAPGSINGVPVLEADMESFEEKPWRKPGADLSDYFNYGFNEDSWKAYCEKQKRLRMGLDSISISSATSKISVQQGRTGNDKEAALPVHVAKTDFTSPSNLYKTGLNPARISPPQWAGPASQDTPYYTKSTGTIDVIGGQTATISRVEGRRRHNLEGNNIQVVSEHTTSEAEATPAKLPTFFPPGPLPPNIPPPPFLPPPPVSQAPPLIPPPRLPITIPPPGFPPPPSGPPPSLMPTLDNGHPGGYDCRPVTPYTFPPGSYPPPMQGPVNNWAGMMDSSKQWDYYPRREKEREKERERERTRDRGHDREREREREHSPSSMAYNSDEERYRYRDYGDRGYERHRERSSREKEERHRERRHREKEEGRHKSSRSSSRRRHDSEEGDGHRRHKHKKSKRSKEGKEPSEERAADQENQEAME from the exons atgtccgCGGATGAATcggagaaaacaacaacaacagcggTGGCGGCGGCAGTAGCGGTAGCGGTAGCGGAGGCTCCTGCgggggatgaggaggaggaatggCTCTACGGCG ATGAAGGAGAAAGCAAGGAGACGGAGGAGGAAGAGGCCAAACTCACAGCTGCTGTCAG tgCCCCCTCTGCTCCTGCAGCCCCCGAGGAGAACAGCACTGGAAATGGAGTGGCCAGTCAG GAGGAGGCGCATGGTGACAACCAGGACAGCGAGAGCGACAGtgatgacgacgacgatgatgTCCGCGTGACCATCGGCGATATTAAGACGGGCGCGCCTCAGTACCC GACGTACGGAGCAGCGCCGGTCAATCTGAACATAAAGACAGGAGGCAGCAGGCCATACGGAGCAG tgggaGCGAAGGTGAAAGGTGTGGATCTCGATGCCCCAGGCAGCATTAACGGTGTCCCCGTGCTGGAGGCGGACATGGAGTCGTTTGAGGAAAAGCCCTGGAGAAAACCTG gtgccGACTTGTCGGACTACTTTAATTATGGCTTTAACGAGGATTCTTGGAAGGCATACTGTGAGAAACAGAAGCGGCTGCGTATGGGCCTCGACTCCATCAGCATCAGCTCTGCTACCAGCAAAATTTCT GTTCAGCAGGGCAGGACAGGGAACGATAAAGAGGCTGCGCTTCCTGTTCATGTTGCTAAAACAGACTTTacctccccatccaacctgtaCAAGACAGGCCTGAACCCAgccag GATATCCCCTCCGCAGTGGGCGGGGCCTGCATCCCAAGACACGCCCTATTATAC gaaGTCTACTGGGACCATCGATGTGATTGGTGGACAAACAGCCACCATCAGCAGGGTGGAGGGACGCCGCCGACACAACCTGGAGGGAAATAACatccag GTGGTCTCCGAACACACCACCTCTGAAGCAGAGGCCACACCCGCCAAACTCCCAACCTTCTTTCCCCCAGGGCCCCTCCCTCCCAACATACCACCACCTCCTTTCCTGCCTCCGCCTCCTGTCAGCCAGGCTCCGCCCCTTATCCCTCCACCGA GACTCCCGATCACCATCCCTCCTCCTG GTTTCCCGCCTCCTCCCAGTGGCCCACCCCCTTCGCTCATGCCAACGTTAGACAA TGGGCATCCTGGAGGATACGACTGCCGTCCTGTCACTCCGTATACTTTCCCACCAG gTAGTTACCCGCCGCCCATGCAGGGGCCCGTGAACAACTGGGCCGGGATGATGGACAGCTCAAAGCAGTGGGATTATTACCCTCgccgagagaaagaaagagagaaggaacgagagagggagaggacaAGGGACCGAGGACACgaccgggagagagagagagagcgagagcataGTCCCTCGTCCATGGCCTACAACAG tGATGAGGAGCGCTACCGTTACCGTGACTACGGAGACCGTGGGTACGAGAGGCATCGGGAGCGGTCGAGccgagagaaagaggagagacacCGTGagaggagacacagagagaaagaggagggaaGGCACAAGTCCTCACgcag CAGTAGCAGAAGGAGGCACGACAGCGAGGAAGGTGATGGCCATCGCAGACACAAACATAAGAAGTCTAAGAGGAGTAAAGAAGGCAAAGAGCCGAGCGAGGAGCGAGCAGCCGACCAGGAGAACCAGGAGGCCATGGAGTAA
- the chic2 gene encoding cysteine-rich hydrophobic domain-containing protein 2, whose product MMEDFDEIYEEEEEEEEEEDEGRAAEEQLLKFGPEPVLVRGAGRATVFGLSNKFETEFPSALTGKVAPEEFKASISRVNGCLRKTLPVNVRWLLCGCLCCCCTLGLSLWPVICLSKRTRRSIEKLLEWENNHLYHKLCLHWRLSKRKCETNNMMEYVILIEFLPKIPIFRPD is encoded by the exons ATGATGGAGGACTTTGATGAGATTtacgaggaggaggaagaagaggaagaggaggaggacgaaGGCCGGGCGGCGGAGGAGCAGCTGCTTAAATTCGGGCCGGAACCGGTGCTGGTTCGCGGAGCAGGCCGAGCCACCGT GTTTGGACTCAGCAATAAATTTGAGACAGAGTTTCCCTCAGCACTCACAGGGAAG GTGGCGCCGGAGGAGTTTAAAGCCAGTATAAGTCGAGTGAACGGCTGTCTGAGGAAGACGCTGCCGGTGAACGTGCGCTGGCTGCTGTGTGGCtgtttgtgctgctgctgcacGCTGGGACTCAGTCTGTGGCCCGTCATCTGCCTCAGCAAACGC ACACGCAGATCCATAGAGAAGTTACTGGAGTGGGAGAACAACCACCTTTATCAtaag TTGTGTTTGCACTGGCGGCTGAGCAAAAGGAAGTGTGAAACCAACAACATGATGGAATAC GTTATCTTAATAGAGTTTCTACCCAAGATTCCCATCTTCAGGCCGGATTAG